In one window of Rhodopseudomonas palustris HaA2 DNA:
- a CDS encoding BLUF domain-containing protein, with translation MPERHYRCVYWSRQRMEGGPEQVAAEIESILSAARRNNPHLGITGALAIGRGVFAQLLEGKRYAVEMVFEKIQRDERHGEVQVLAFGPADERAFPHWPMARLEPGSDDQVRIVPIGDDTDVGATHPEARRLLDIVRALATE, from the coding sequence ATGCCGGAACGGCACTATCGCTGCGTCTACTGGAGCCGGCAACGGATGGAAGGCGGGCCCGAACAGGTCGCGGCCGAGATCGAATCCATTCTGAGCGCAGCGCGGCGCAACAACCCGCACCTCGGCATCACCGGCGCGCTGGCGATCGGTCGCGGCGTGTTCGCCCAATTGCTGGAGGGCAAGCGCTACGCCGTCGAAATGGTGTTCGAGAAGATCCAGCGCGACGAGCGGCACGGCGAGGTCCAGGTGCTGGCCTTCGGGCCTGCCGACGAGCGGGCCTTCCCGCACTGGCCGATGGCCCGGCTCGAACCCGGCAGCGACGATCAGGTCCGGATCGTCCCGATCGGCGACGACACCGATGTCGGCGCGACCCATCCCGAAGCCCGGCGCCTGCTCGACATCGTCCGCGCGCTGGCCACCGAGTAG
- a CDS encoding putative bifunctional diguanylate cyclase/phosphodiesterase translates to MSAFAAIDSALAMIAPDGRIMMANPAFGRLFGDISSEDLQARLLIESWRNLEGGERVVLFPDGRSFLIRTNILPSGYFVCASDITDQLARDARDARLVRTDRLTELGNRRLLRERLQDLLDSSPAVRGDCALLTVDLDRFRAVNDALGRNIGDALLCLVSKRIRSAVSDVDIVTRLYGDQFGIIQFGRAQPDSAVILAKRLCDLLSRPYMLEGQLIDVTARVGIAPLALEAADVDQVMKNADLALNRARQDRATGYCVFESGMDETVKARRALETDLRRALALREFALVYQPQFDLQTRRVTGFEALLRWNSPTRGTVSPLDFIPLAEETGIINPIGEWVLRTACRDAANWPADITVAVNISAVQFAHRTLATTVLSALSDSDLDPRRLELEITESVMLDARGTALGVLQRLRGTGIRVSLDDFGTGYSSLGYLRSFPFDKIKIDQSFVRGTAEDPGNRAIVRAIASLGQNLGMATVAEGVETAEHLERVAADGCTHVQGYLISRPISPEQVDGFLAAKSAEETECRDDPFQVA, encoded by the coding sequence ATGTCCGCCTTCGCGGCGATCGATTCGGCGCTGGCGATGATCGCACCCGACGGCCGGATCATGATGGCCAATCCGGCCTTCGGTCGGCTGTTCGGCGATATTTCGTCGGAAGATCTGCAGGCGCGCCTGCTGATCGAGTCCTGGCGCAATCTGGAAGGCGGCGAACGCGTCGTGCTGTTTCCGGACGGCCGCAGCTTCCTGATCCGCACCAACATATTGCCCTCGGGCTATTTCGTTTGCGCCAGCGACATCACCGATCAGCTCGCCCGGGATGCACGCGATGCGCGGCTGGTGCGAACCGACCGGCTGACCGAACTCGGCAACCGCCGATTGCTGCGCGAGCGGCTGCAGGATCTGCTCGACAGCTCGCCCGCGGTCCGCGGCGACTGCGCCCTGCTGACCGTCGACCTCGACCGTTTCAGGGCGGTCAACGACGCCCTCGGCCGCAACATCGGCGACGCCCTGCTCTGTCTGGTGTCGAAGCGGATCCGCTCCGCGGTGTCCGACGTCGACATCGTCACGCGGCTGTATGGCGATCAGTTCGGCATCATTCAGTTCGGACGGGCGCAACCCGACTCCGCCGTCATCCTGGCCAAGCGGCTGTGCGATTTGCTGAGCCGCCCCTACATGCTGGAAGGTCAGCTGATCGACGTCACCGCCCGGGTCGGCATCGCGCCGCTCGCTTTGGAGGCGGCCGATGTCGACCAGGTCATGAAGAACGCCGACCTGGCGCTGAACCGGGCCCGGCAGGACCGCGCGACCGGCTATTGCGTGTTCGAATCCGGCATGGACGAGACCGTGAAGGCCCGCCGCGCGCTCGAGACCGATCTGCGCAGGGCGCTGGCGCTGCGCGAATTCGCGCTGGTCTATCAGCCGCAATTCGACCTGCAGACCCGCCGCGTCACCGGCTTCGAAGCGCTGCTTCGGTGGAATTCGCCGACCCGCGGGACCGTGTCGCCGCTCGACTTCATTCCGCTCGCCGAAGAGACCGGCATCATCAATCCGATCGGCGAATGGGTGCTGCGGACCGCCTGCCGCGACGCCGCCAATTGGCCCGCCGACATCACCGTCGCGGTCAACATTTCGGCCGTGCAATTCGCTCACCGCACGCTCGCCACCACCGTGCTGTCGGCGCTGTCGGACAGCGATCTCGATCCGCGGCGGCTGGAGCTCGAGATCACCGAAAGCGTGATGCTCGACGCGCGCGGCACCGCGCTCGGCGTCCTGCAGCGCCTCCGCGGCACCGGCATCCGCGTCTCGCTCGACGATTTCGGCACCGGCTACTCGTCGCTGGGCTATCTGCGCAGCTTCCCATTCGACAAGATCAAGATCGATCAGAGCTTCGTCCGCGGCACCGCCGAGGACCCCGGCAACCGCGCGATCGTGCGCGCGATCGCATCGCTCGGCCAGAACCTCGGCATGGCCACGGTCGCCGAAGGCGTCGAGACCGCCGAGCATCTGGAGCGCGTCGCCGCCGACGGCTGCACCCATGTGCAGGGCTATCTGATCAGCCGGCCGATTTCGCCCGAACAGGTCGACGGCTTCCTCGCCGCCAAGAGCGCCGAAGAAACCGAATGCCGTGACGATCCGTTTCAGGTCGCCTGA
- a CDS encoding Na+/H+ antiporter, with the protein MEAKFQIFLILLAVLAATALLARRLHVAPAILWLLVGIVLAFIPGMPAIELPPDLILLLVLPPLIYSASVAMSWREFRANLRSIGLLAIGCVIFTAGAVAVATHYLLGLPWAVGFLLGAIVAPPDVVAPLAIARRLGLPRRIVVVLEGEGLANDATALILYRFALAAIMTGMFSLPQASGAFVAILAGEIGFGIAVGWLSLRARHSARDPRIEITLSLLTPYIAYWIPEHLGGSGVIATVACGLYISWNGPLLIPAATRLQGIFFWDLIIYLIEGLLFLLTGFQMRAILERSKGLPVDDIVVATLLVAAIVIVARFLWVYPATYLPRLLSKRIRTRERRPSWRAVFVVGFTGVRGAVSLATALALPFALPDGSAFPDRDLILFVAFGVILITLVGLGLTLPALVGVLGLTRDGRSEHIAEHEAEIAARRAALAAALQSLDALTNDRALSDEVVALLHARHDIRAHQLPTALDDAAYAATANARALVRELIAAERQFIHAQLRAGKITDEARRRIERDLDLEEASLANREFRSGGQR; encoded by the coding sequence GTGGAAGCGAAGTTCCAGATTTTCCTGATCCTGCTCGCGGTGCTGGCGGCGACCGCGCTGCTGGCGCGCCGTCTTCACGTGGCCCCGGCGATCCTCTGGCTGCTGGTCGGCATCGTGCTGGCGTTCATCCCCGGCATGCCGGCGATCGAGCTGCCGCCGGACCTGATCCTGCTGCTGGTGCTGCCGCCGCTGATATATTCGGCGAGCGTGGCGATGAGCTGGCGTGAATTCCGCGCCAATCTGCGGTCGATCGGCCTGCTGGCGATCGGCTGCGTGATCTTCACCGCCGGCGCCGTCGCGGTGGCGACGCACTATCTGCTCGGCCTACCATGGGCGGTCGGCTTCCTGCTCGGCGCCATCGTCGCGCCGCCCGACGTGGTGGCGCCGCTGGCGATCGCGCGCAGGCTCGGTCTGCCGCGGCGGATCGTGGTGGTGCTGGAGGGCGAGGGGCTCGCCAACGACGCCACCGCGCTGATCCTGTATCGCTTCGCGCTGGCCGCGATCATGACCGGGATGTTCTCTCTGCCGCAGGCGTCGGGTGCCTTCGTGGCGATTCTCGCCGGCGAAATCGGCTTCGGCATTGCGGTCGGCTGGCTCAGCCTGCGCGCCCGGCACTCCGCGCGCGATCCGCGGATCGAGATCACGCTGTCGCTGCTGACGCCCTACATCGCCTACTGGATTCCGGAGCATCTCGGCGGCTCCGGCGTGATCGCGACGGTGGCGTGCGGCCTCTACATCTCTTGGAACGGCCCGCTGCTGATCCCCGCGGCGACAAGGCTGCAGGGCATCTTCTTCTGGGACTTGATCATCTATCTGATCGAGGGGCTGCTGTTCCTGCTCACCGGCTTTCAGATGCGCGCGATCCTGGAGCGGTCGAAAGGGCTTCCGGTCGACGACATCGTGGTCGCGACGCTGCTGGTGGCGGCGATCGTCATCGTGGCGCGGTTTCTGTGGGTGTATCCGGCGACCTATCTGCCGCGCCTGCTGAGCAAGCGGATTCGCACGCGCGAACGGCGGCCGAGCTGGCGCGCGGTGTTCGTGGTCGGCTTCACCGGCGTGCGCGGTGCGGTGTCGCTCGCCACCGCGCTGGCGCTGCCGTTCGCGCTGCCGGACGGCTCCGCCTTTCCCGATCGCGACCTGATCCTGTTCGTCGCCTTCGGCGTCATCCTGATCACGCTGGTCGGGCTCGGCCTGACGCTGCCGGCGCTGGTCGGCGTGCTCGGACTGACCCGCGACGGCCGCAGCGAGCACATCGCCGAACACGAAGCCGAGATCGCGGCGCGGCGCGCGGCGCTGGCGGCCGCGTTGCAATCGCTCGACGCGCTGACCAACGATCGCGCATTGTCCGACGAGGTGGTGGCGCTGCTGCATGCGCGGCACGACATCCGCGCCCATCAATTGCCGACGGCGCTCGACGACGCCGCCTATGCGGCGACCGCCAATGCGCGCGCGCTGGTCCGCGAACTCATCGCGGCGGAGCGGCAATTCATCCACGCCCAGCTCCGCGCCGGCAAGATCACCGACGAAGCGCGGCGACGGATCGAGCGCGACCTCGATCTGGAAGAGGCGAGTTTGGCGAACAGGGAGTTTCGGAGCGGAGGGCAGCGCTAA
- a CDS encoding SAM-dependent methyltransferase has product MEYVIADKGPFSNMTALEPACGAGHMAKVLKEYFGEVRSSDAYAYGYAPVRDYLDVPYEANAVDWVITNPPFRLAEEFVHRSLIVARVGVAVLVRTVFIESSGRYRALFEKNPPTKFAQFVERVPMVRGRLDRKASTATGYAWLVWEKDEPTTSHLMWVPPCRKRFERDTDYS; this is encoded by the coding sequence ATGGAGTATGTCATTGCAGATAAGGGTCCTTTCTCTAATATGACCGCCCTTGAGCCAGCTTGCGGAGCGGGGCACATGGCAAAAGTACTCAAGGAGTATTTTGGGGAGGTGCGCTCCTCCGATGCCTACGCTTATGGATACGCACCGGTTCGCGATTATCTTGACGTCCCTTACGAGGCGAACGCTGTGGACTGGGTGATTACTAATCCACCCTTTCGGCTCGCAGAGGAATTCGTTCACCGGTCGCTCATCGTAGCGCGAGTGGGCGTTGCGGTGTTGGTGAGAACTGTGTTTATTGAAAGCTCAGGACGATATCGTGCCCTGTTTGAGAAAAATCCACCTACAAAATTTGCTCAGTTTGTTGAGCGCGTACCAATGGTTCGGGGCAGATTAGACAGGAAGGCATCGACGGCAACAGGCTACGCTTGGCTGGTATGGGAGAAAGACGAACCGACTACGTCGCACCTGATGTGGGTACCTCCCTGCCGAAAGAGGTTTGAAAGAGATACAGACTACTCCTGA